One window of Hymenobacter sp. BRD128 genomic DNA carries:
- the rsfS gene encoding ribosome silencing factor, which produces MKSTLVRQDSDTLADVAVRGLQDRKGQDIVVMNLKELKNAVADYFIICSASSDTQLDALARSVEEEVEKVTGQAPWQSEGRTNREWILLDYVDVVVHVFLRDRRQFYALEELWGDAEITYIEDTADVARH; this is translated from the coding sequence ATGAAGAGCACCTTGGTTCGACAGGATTCGGACACATTGGCAGACGTAGCCGTGCGCGGCCTCCAAGACCGCAAAGGACAGGACATTGTGGTGATGAACTTGAAAGAGTTGAAAAACGCGGTGGCCGATTATTTTATCATCTGCTCGGCCTCGTCCGATACCCAGCTCGACGCCCTGGCTCGCTCGGTAGAAGAAGAAGTGGAAAAAGTGACTGGCCAGGCGCCTTGGCAGAGCGAAGGCCGCACCAATCGCGAGTGGATATTGTTGGATTACGTCGATGTGGTCGTGCACGTTTTTTTGCGCGACCGTCGGCAGTTTTATGCGTTGGAGGAATTGTGGGGCGATGCCGAAATCACCTACATCGAAGATACCGCTGACGTAGCCCGGCACTAA